Genomic window (bacterium):
CTTTTTTTCGCAATTTTCTTTTTTTGTTCTGCTTCTGCGGCTTTCGGACAGGACTACTACGTTACAAGGCCTGACCCTCGAGTGCTCGGGCATGGCTCATACAACGTGTCCCTTCACCTTGTTCCAAACGGCGGGCTTCTTTTGGGCCTCAAGGTAGGATTCTTCGAGCGTCTGCAGATAGGTCTCACATACGGCGGTTCGAACATCATCGGCGCAGGCGATATCGACCTCTACAGCTTTCCCGGCGTGCAGGCAAAGGTAGCCATACTCAAGGAACCCGAGCTCCCGCTCTCCTTGGCCGTGGGATTTGACTCGCAGAATTCAGTGTGGTCAGAGCAGGTCAACCAGCCCGGAGCCTATCTTGTTTTAGGTAAGGAGATCCCCCTGGGCTGGCTGGCGTTCGACCTGGCTTTTGGCGCAGGCTACGATTTCCTGAACCAGTGGGGATGGAGAGGCTGGCATGTTTACGCGGCGCCTTCAATAATATTGGGGCAGGCGTTCAACATAACGCCCGAGCTGGTGGTCTACCCGGAGTACGGCATCAACCTCGGCATGTCGGCAGGCTGGCAGATAACCAAGGGAACCGGCATAGAGTTCTGCCTTTCGGATATGTTCGCTGAAACAGACCCTAACTGGACGCGAAGCGTGCGTTTTCAACTTACCCAGGAGTTTTAATGTCGGATGCAATTGCTAGTTTGAAGGATAAGAATGTGGAGTTCGTCGACCTCAAGCTTTCGGACCTCGAGGGCAGGCTGCGTCATATCAATTTTCCTTTATCGAGGCTTTCGACTGCAATAGAGCAGGGAGTGGGCTTCGACGGCTCCTCGCTCGGAGGCTTCAGGGACGTAGCTGAATCGGATTTGATTGTGAAACCGGACACGTCCAAGATATGGATAGACCCTTTCTACGAGCACCCTACAGCAAGTTTCTTCGGGAATATATATGAGCCTAACGGTCAGGAAACCTTCGCCGCTTGCCCGCGAAACATCCTGCGGAAAGCGCTTGCTCTTGTTAAGAAGGAGAAGATAGCGGATAAAATTCTGGTTCTTCCGGAGTTCGAGTTCTACCTTTTCGACGAGGCAAGCTATCACGTAGATACTCTTTCGAGCGGATTCTCTATCGAATCGAGTGAAGAGGATGAAGGATGCGGGGTGCGCAACGCCTATCACATAGCTCCGCCCTTCGACGCCTTCGCCGACCTCAGGAGCGATATAGTCCGCCTCATCGAGGACGCTGGAGTTGAGGTTAAATACCACCATCACGAAGTATGCCGCTTCGCTCAGATGGAGATAGAGACCGCTTTCTTGGATTTACAGGAAGCGGGCGACGTTATTCAGTCCGTAAAATACATCATCCGCAATGCGGCCGCAGCAGAGGGAATCAAGGCGACCTTTATGCCTAAGCCCCTTGCCGGCGAAGCCGGAAGCGGAATGCATTATCACGTGCAGCTTTGGAAAGGCGAAAAAAATATGTTCGCCGATTCGAAGGACGATAATGCGCTCTCCGAGACAGCCCGGATGTTCATGGGAGGCGTCATAAAGCATTCGAGAGCGCTATGCGCGTTTACTAACCCGACCACCAACTCCTATTTGAGGCTTCAGGGCGGCATGGAGGCTCCTTCGAGGGTGTTTCATTCCAGGGCGAACCGCAAGGCAGCATTAAGGGTTCCCGGCTACCTGCGCGGCGGAGCAGATTTGAGATTCGAGTACCGGGTTCCGGATGCTGCG
Coding sequences:
- the glnA gene encoding type I glutamate--ammonia ligase; translated protein: MSDAIASLKDKNVEFVDLKLSDLEGRLRHINFPLSRLSTAIEQGVGFDGSSLGGFRDVAESDLIVKPDTSKIWIDPFYEHPTASFFGNIYEPNGQETFAACPRNILRKALALVKKEKIADKILVLPEFEFYLFDEASYHVDTLSSGFSIESSEEDEGCGVRNAYHIAPPFDAFADLRSDIVRLIEDAGVEVKYHHHEVCRFAQMEIETAFLDLQEAGDVIQSVKYIIRNAAAAEGIKATFMPKPLAGEAGSGMHYHVQLWKGEKNMFADSKDDNALSETARMFMGGVIKHSRALCAFTNPTTNSYLRLQGGMEAPSRVFHSRANRKAALRVPGYLRGGADLRFEYRVPDAAGNPYLTLAGIMLAGLDGIRRKLDPGELVVDLPKDDDKRFPRLPRSLDEALEALSDDSSFLTEEGVFQKEVINKWLKTKEKEIAEIKSYPTPAEYVKYFAL